A portion of the Paenibacillus sp. PvR098 genome contains these proteins:
- a CDS encoding nitroreductase: MMGSMRLEEAIQGRRSVGRVKQDPISREQIEEVLEAGNWAPSHHGTEPWRFFVMTGKGRQVLADAYADIVSDKAPQLTKEDLEGLRAKQAAKAFRAPVVIAVVVSPTDAKGVIQIEEFAAVHAAVQNMLLTVHALGLGAIWRSGEPMYHARMKQAFKLTDKEEMVGLLYMGIPDMPQPEGKRRPAADKTVWMTD; encoded by the coding sequence GGGTGAAGCAGGATCCGATCTCCAGGGAGCAAATCGAAGAGGTGCTGGAGGCGGGGAACTGGGCCCCAAGTCATCATGGAACTGAGCCGTGGCGTTTCTTTGTCATGACGGGCAAAGGGCGGCAGGTGCTGGCTGATGCCTATGCTGATATAGTGTCGGATAAAGCTCCGCAGCTCACGAAGGAGGATTTGGAGGGATTGCGGGCGAAGCAAGCCGCCAAGGCGTTCCGCGCACCGGTCGTGATCGCTGTCGTTGTTTCGCCAACGGATGCTAAGGGTGTTATTCAAATCGAAGAATTTGCTGCAGTGCATGCCGCCGTGCAAAATATGCTCTTGACGGTACATGCTCTGGGCCTTGGAGCGATCTGGCGCTCCGGCGAACCGATGTACCACGCGCGGATGAAGCAAGCCTTCAAGCTGACCGATAAGGAAGAAATGGTCGGACTGCTGTACATGGGGATTCCGGATATGCCACAGCCGGAAGGCAAGCGGAGACCTGCAGCGGACAAAACGGTGTGGATGACGGATTGA